One Setaria italica strain Yugu1 chromosome II, Setaria_italica_v2.0, whole genome shotgun sequence DNA segment encodes these proteins:
- the LOC101763867 gene encoding pollen-specific leucine-rich repeat extensin-like protein 1: MVSKKTMSSLAFLMAVLLIACSSMSSAARYLEETKPEYPPHPTVPEIPKPELPPHPTVPELPKPELPPHPTVPEHPKPELPPHPTEPEHPKQPELPPHPTLPELPKPELPPHPTVPEHPKPEIPHPVPEVPKPELPHPAVPELPHPHVPEVPKPELPHPAVPEVPKPELPHPEVPKPELPHPELPKPELPPHPEVPELPKPEAPHVPEVPKPEGHYPVPEAKPSATKIQDAPGRKRSPDRSWLQDMRFALQIPCSPPLPAITQRSSSLYILRLEAQKSSQVLSIDPVMAARSTMASLVLLMALLLSCSGMSGAARVLEEVAPKEEYPHPAVPELPKPELPPHPTVPELPEHPAVPELPKTELPPHPTVPELPKPEVPAHPEVPELPKPELPPHPAVPELPKPEVPEHPAVPELPKPELPPHPTVPELPKPELPHPDVPEVPEHELPPKPESHYPEPETKP; encoded by the exons ATGGTTTCCAAGAAAACCATGTCCTCCCTCGCCTTTCTCATGGCAGTGCTGCTCATCGCTTGCAGCTCCATGAGCAGCGCGGCTCGGTACCTGGAGGAGACGAAGCCTGAGTACCCGCCGCACCCTACCGTGCCGGAGATCCCCAAGCCAGAGCTGCCGCCGCACCCCACCGTGCCGGAGCTCCCAAAGCCTGAGCTGCCTCCACACCCTACCGTGCCAGAGCACCCAAAGCCTGAACTGCCACCGCACCCCACCGAGCCAGAGCACCCGAAGCAGCCTGAACTGCCACCGCACCCTACCTTGCCGGAGTTGCCCAAGCCTGAACTGCCACCGCACCCCACCGTGCCGGAGCACCCAAAGCCGGAGATCCCTCACCCTGTGCCAGAGGTTCCCAAGCCGGAGCTGCCACACCCAGCCGTGCCGGAGCTGCCACACCCTCACGTACCAGAGGTGCCGAAGCCCGAGCTGCCGCACCCCGCCGTGCCTGAAGTACCAAAGCCAGAGCTGCCGCACCCGGAGGTGCCGAAGCCCGAGCTGCCGCACCCGGAGCTGCCGAAGCCTGAACTGCCGCCTCACCCCGAAGTACCGGAGCTGCCAAAGCCAGAAGCGCCTCACGTGCCGGAGGTGCCGAAGCCGGAGGGCCACTACCCGGTGCCAGAGGCCAAGCCAT CTGCTACCAAAATACAAGATGCTCCAGGACGTAAACGCTCACCTGATCGATCGTGGTTACAGGACATGCGTTTTGCACTACAAATACCatgctcccctcccctcccagcCATCACACAACGATCTAGTTCGCTCTACATACTGAGACTCGAGGCACAGAAAAGCTCACAAGTGTTAAGCATCGATCCAGTCATGGCTGCCAGGAGCACCATGGCTTCCCTTGTTCTCCTCATGGCGCTGCTGCTCTCGTGCAGCGGCatgagcggcgcggcgcgggtgctGGAGGAGGTGGCACCCAAGGAGGAGTACCCACACCCTGCCGTGCCGGAGCTGCCAAAGCCCGAGCTGCCGCCGCACCCCACGGTGCCGGAGCTGCCGGAGCACCCCGCCGTACCCGAGCTGCCGAAGACTGAGCTGCCACCTCATCCCACCGTGCCTGAGCTGCCGAAGCCTGAGGTGCCTGCGCACCCCGAAGTGCCGGAGTTGCCGAAGCCCGAGCTCCCTCCTCACCCCGCCGTTCCAGAGCTGCCGAAGCCAGAGGTGCCGGAGCACCCCGCCGTGCCGGAGCTGCCGAAGCCTGAGCTGCCTCCTCACCCCACGGTGCCAGAGCTACCAAAGCCGGAGCTGCCCCACCCGGACGTGCCGGAGGTACCAGAGCATGAGCTGCCGCCGAAACCCGAGAGCCACTACCCAGAGCCAGAGACCAAGCCATGA